The following are encoded in a window of Fibrobacter succinogenes genomic DNA:
- the lexA gene encoding transcriptional repressor LexA — MEKNNENRKEMTARQEEIYEYIKKYSKENHMPPTVREIGNHFDISSTNGVRSILAALIKKGYINRSPRLSRGIEILSDDKESNTEVASNTIEIPIVGRVAAGTPILAVQNLEGTVTIDRDFLACRSDVFALRVKGDSMINAGIFDGDLIFARQQKTADLGEIVVAQIDNEATVKYYHPSADHVELRPANPKYKPIIVNNKKDFTIAGRVIGVMRKVN, encoded by the coding sequence ATGGAAAAAAATAATGAAAACCGCAAGGAAATGACGGCCAGACAGGAAGAAATCTACGAATACATCAAAAAGTATTCAAAAGAAAACCACATGCCGCCTACGGTCCGCGAAATCGGCAACCACTTCGACATTTCTTCTACGAACGGTGTGCGTTCCATTCTCGCCGCCCTCATCAAGAAAGGCTATATCAACCGCTCTCCGCGTCTCAGCCGCGGTATCGAGATTCTGAGTGACGACAAAGAATCTAATACGGAAGTCGCAAGCAATACGATTGAGATTCCTATTGTTGGCCGTGTTGCCGCCGGTACGCCGATTCTTGCCGTGCAGAACCTCGAAGGGACCGTTACAATCGACAGAGACTTTCTCGCATGCCGCAGCGATGTTTTTGCACTGCGCGTCAAAGGCGATTCCATGATCAACGCCGGCATTTTCGATGGCGACCTGATTTTCGCCCGTCAGCAAAAGACAGCAGACCTTGGCGAAATTGTCGTTGCACAAATCGATAACGAAGCTACGGTCAAGTACTACCACCCGAGCGCAGACCACGTGGAACTCCGTCCGGCAAACCCGAAGTACAAGCCGATTATTGTGAACAACAAAAAAGACTTTACGATTGCAGGCCGCGTCATCGGCGTGATGAGAAAAGTCAATTAA
- a CDS encoding endo-1,4-beta-xylanase, translating into MILMNKKALAFVAAFAMASSMPSFAQLNNGDMEYGDGGWYLWNNPDGPAKAESQIAVQGLGVDGSQGAKVVVKELPNPWWGLQLQPPKFLADSGFYKLTFKAKGNMPINSVVQGGPPDYRQKESASFDLTDKWQTYEMIFLADQKGYGLNNITFQIGLKKGWMQIDDVEVEKMDEMSDPAWFEGADARIDSLRKADFVVKANPGEKVHVKLLRHSFPFGTALALYDTKDSIENWYRNAAKKYFWHGVSENQFKWPEYEPKKGKIKREEMKEYTDFTAQNHWKLRGHALMWSHQGYGFDKHYSNKGSCEEMAEKLKARIYRDLKEYKGKITEYDVWNEPIHESWTFNKCGWEVLDSAFVWAHKADPKAILYINDYNVVAAGETDRYYGLIKGMLDRKVPVMGIGVQCHFGLRPVIPGLIKARLDKLASLGLPIKVTEFDVGDWQVGMNDSEEVQAEKFETFIRTAFSHPAVNGIVLWGFWDNRHWVKNGGMIASDGREKPAAKCVYDLWHKVWTTDLYATADENGEAKFRGFKGYYQVNAGDKKYQITVK; encoded by the coding sequence ATGATTTTAATGAATAAGAAAGCCCTAGCATTTGTCGCTGCATTTGCCATGGCGTCCTCAATGCCGTCTTTTGCGCAGTTGAATAACGGCGATATGGAATACGGTGACGGTGGCTGGTATCTGTGGAATAATCCTGATGGCCCGGCAAAAGCGGAATCGCAGATTGCGGTGCAGGGGCTCGGCGTCGATGGATCGCAGGGCGCAAAGGTCGTCGTGAAGGAACTTCCGAATCCGTGGTGGGGCTTGCAGCTCCAGCCGCCTAAATTCTTGGCAGACTCCGGCTTTTACAAGCTCACGTTCAAGGCCAAGGGCAACATGCCCATCAATTCCGTGGTGCAGGGCGGCCCTCCGGACTACCGCCAAAAAGAAAGCGCTTCGTTTGATTTGACGGACAAGTGGCAGACTTACGAAATGATTTTCCTTGCCGACCAGAAAGGCTATGGTCTTAACAATATTACATTCCAGATTGGCCTCAAGAAGGGCTGGATGCAAATCGATGATGTAGAAGTCGAAAAAATGGACGAAATGTCGGACCCGGCATGGTTCGAAGGGGCTGACGCTCGCATTGATAGCCTGCGTAAAGCGGATTTCGTTGTCAAGGCAAATCCTGGTGAAAAAGTCCACGTGAAGCTTTTGCGCCATTCGTTCCCGTTCGGTACGGCGCTTGCGCTTTACGATACCAAGGATAGCATTGAAAATTGGTACCGCAATGCCGCCAAAAAGTATTTCTGGCATGGCGTTTCCGAGAACCAGTTCAAGTGGCCGGAATACGAACCGAAAAAGGGCAAGATTAAGCGTGAAGAAATGAAGGAATACACCGACTTCACGGCGCAAAATCATTGGAAACTTCGTGGTCACGCTCTCATGTGGAGCCATCAGGGCTATGGCTTCGACAAGCATTACAGCAACAAGGGTAGCTGCGAAGAAATGGCCGAAAAGCTCAAGGCCCGTATCTATCGCGACCTCAAGGAATACAAGGGTAAGATCACGGAATACGACGTGTGGAACGAACCGATTCACGAATCCTGGACGTTCAACAAGTGCGGTTGGGAAGTTCTCGACAGCGCTTTCGTTTGGGCTCACAAGGCTGACCCGAAGGCGATCCTTTACATCAACGATTACAACGTTGTGGCTGCTGGCGAAACGGATCGCTATTATGGTTTGATTAAGGGTATGCTCGACCGCAAGGTGCCTGTGATGGGCATTGGCGTGCAGTGCCATTTTGGGCTGCGTCCGGTAATTCCGGGACTCATCAAGGCTCGTCTCGATAAACTTGCATCTCTTGGCCTTCCAATTAAGGTGACAGAATTTGACGTTGGCGATTGGCAGGTTGGCATGAACGACTCCGAAGAAGTTCAGGCTGAAAAGTTCGAAACGTTTATCCGTACCGCATTCAGCCACCCGGCTGTGAATGGCATTGTGTTGTGGGGCTTCTGGGACAATCGTCACTGGGTCAAGAACGGTGGCATGATCGCTTCTGATGGTCGCGAAAAGCCTGCAGCAAAGTGCGTTTACGACTTGTGGCACAAGGTTTGGACAACCGACCTTTACGCTACTGCCGACGAAAATGGCGAAGCCAAATTCCGCGGATTCAAGGGCTATTACCAAGTCAACGCTGGCGACAAAAAGTACCAGATTACCGTGAAGTAA
- a CDS encoding thrombospondin type 3 repeat-containing protein, translating to MKHFLLTLLVCAVFAFAQSGFSINSSGIHVPGARTLSPGDLFIMGGFEMASSNKPASLEGYIVDENGKQRELTKSPSNTVLGYIGYGVLDYLEVGLNINVHYDGDAGGTRLKGLGFGDLGLMVKAQLPNQSLRDLFNIAAALEVFIPSGTNEKGLRPRHLWYIHKGDLTHSYSSADFSMAGTLYLTMNIHRNVNWNNYAGVLRNFGNDENIFVYGTGFNLFPYEWVSMVLEVSGETWIRSKDILRGFMNDQLRFSPGLKVRLPKFTTLSINADLGMDLFRKRKVSHGHAITVKNKGHHYSYTVPGSPPIAASIKFSRTFDLSGRIEDYKERMNSCPKSGLSLKERKFRCAPDQDNDGIADDLDLCPDTPEEVLIDGHGCPFDHDEDGVPDYKDSCPETKQGYPVDEFGCIRDADKDGIPDELDKCPHSEAGEDVNENGCVRDDDEDGVPNALDSCPNTPAGLNVNKYGCFLDRDNDGVPDEWDKCPNSFEKEIVNMYGCPIDSDEDGVPDYRDRCENTEKGMKVDSLGCRLDFDHDGVYNENDKCPDTPENAPVDNEGCPIDSDRDGVFDYLDNCPNTLDGTEVDANGCPIREKQNLDKIARRIQFHKGTDKPLNSAYTAFSDVVSIMRHNKKIAIEIQCSVKQGEAMVPQSLSEARATVIYDFLVNKGIKEERLKATGYGLHLPSNVRGHTKLNPVGVRLIPHNFAQE from the coding sequence ATGAAACATTTTCTATTAACACTTCTCGTTTGCGCCGTTTTTGCGTTTGCGCAGTCTGGTTTTTCCATAAACTCAAGCGGAATCCACGTTCCTGGAGCTCGAACGCTAAGTCCTGGCGACCTGTTTATTATGGGCGGATTCGAGATGGCCAGTAGCAATAAGCCAGCCAGTCTCGAAGGCTATATTGTCGATGAAAACGGCAAACAAAGGGAACTGACCAAGTCCCCATCGAATACGGTTCTAGGGTACATCGGCTACGGTGTTCTCGATTACCTCGAAGTCGGGCTCAACATCAACGTCCACTACGATGGCGATGCCGGCGGAACGCGACTCAAAGGTTTGGGTTTTGGCGACCTCGGACTTATGGTCAAGGCTCAACTTCCGAACCAGTCGCTAAGAGATCTTTTTAACATCGCCGCCGCACTCGAAGTGTTTATTCCAAGCGGAACAAACGAGAAGGGACTGCGCCCAAGGCACCTCTGGTACATCCATAAAGGCGACCTCACGCATTCCTATTCTTCAGCGGACTTTTCCATGGCCGGAACGCTCTATTTGACCATGAACATCCACAGGAACGTGAACTGGAACAACTATGCGGGTGTCTTGAGAAATTTTGGAAATGACGAAAATATCTTTGTCTATGGTACCGGTTTTAACCTTTTCCCATACGAATGGGTTTCAATGGTCCTCGAAGTTTCTGGAGAAACATGGATCCGCTCCAAGGATATTTTACGTGGGTTCATGAACGATCAATTGAGATTTTCTCCAGGCTTAAAGGTCAGGCTCCCGAAATTCACGACGCTTTCGATCAACGCCGACCTTGGCATGGACCTGTTCAGAAAGCGTAAAGTCAGCCATGGGCATGCCATCACGGTTAAAAACAAAGGACATCACTATTCTTACACCGTTCCTGGAAGCCCACCCATTGCAGCCTCTATCAAATTCAGCCGCACATTCGACCTCAGTGGCAGGATTGAAGATTACAAGGAACGCATGAACTCATGCCCCAAGTCCGGCCTGTCCTTAAAAGAAAGAAAATTCCGTTGCGCTCCCGACCAAGATAACGACGGCATTGCAGACGACTTGGACCTTTGCCCCGACACCCCCGAAGAAGTGCTAATCGACGGTCACGGATGCCCGTTCGACCACGACGAAGACGGCGTTCCAGACTACAAGGACAGTTGTCCCGAGACAAAGCAAGGATACCCAGTTGATGAATTTGGTTGTATTCGCGATGCAGACAAAGACGGCATTCCAGACGAACTAGACAAATGCCCACATTCAGAAGCCGGCGAAGACGTTAACGAAAACGGCTGTGTTCGCGATGATGACGAAGACGGTGTTCCAAACGCACTTGATTCTTGCCCCAACACACCGGCAGGGCTCAACGTGAACAAATACGGATGTTTCTTGGATAGAGATAACGACGGCGTTCCCGATGAATGGGACAAGTGCCCGAACAGTTTTGAAAAAGAAATTGTGAACATGTACGGATGCCCCATCGACTCAGACGAAGACGGAGTGCCGGACTACAGAGACCGATGTGAAAATACGGAAAAAGGAATGAAGGTGGATAGCCTGGGTTGCCGCCTAGACTTTGACCACGACGGCGTTTATAACGAAAACGATAAATGCCCCGACACGCCCGAAAATGCGCCTGTGGACAACGAAGGTTGCCCCATAGATTCTGACCGAGACGGCGTTTTCGATTACCTCGACAACTGCCCCAACACACTCGACGGCACAGAAGTTGATGCCAACGGATGCCCGATTCGCGAAAAGCAAAACCTCGATAAAATCGCAAGGCGAATACAATTCCACAAGGGAACGGACAAGCCGCTAAATTCTGCTTATACAGCATTTAGCGATGTAGTCTCGATTATGCGACACAACAAAAAAATCGCCATCGAAATCCAGTGCAGCGTAAAGCAAGGAGAAGCGATGGTTCCGCAATCGCTTTCAGAAGCTCGCGCGACAGTCATCTACGATTTTCTTGTGAACAAAGGAATCAAGGAAGAACGACTTAAAGCAACGGGATACGGTTTGCACTTGCCGTCAAATGTACGAGGGCACACAAAGCTGAACCCCGTTGGAGTTCGACTGATTCCGCACAATTTCGCTCAAGAATAA
- a CDS encoding LysM peptidoglycan-binding domain-containing protein — protein MIWSKTFLRLGIAFVLLMLTACASKQANVAASPQGRPIPSEKVGIDVPGTNPGKEIVGDSTRPSWVYYQYGLQAIDNHEWAVSKHYLEESLRLLVTEKYDPAKSRLTRSEDSIYKMQMPVRIVQALEDVYPNLSEQEGEDSTYVDSLSIDGVDAYDENAADSASIRVIENFLDTVDAGRFSLPIRFNERVMQEIYYMTTTARGFITRSLSRKTAYDSLIYTKLAQKRMPRDLIYLALVESGFNVKAYSRAKAAGMWQFIPETGIRYGLDVDFWVDMRRNPELATDAALSYLSTLYAEFGDWLLSMAAYNCGEGRIRRLIREKKADSTWGDRPVTYWDLQLPQETMHYVPRILAAMVIGHFPDHYDVAINKRHLPAFDTVTVYDSFSLDEIAKFLKVPEDTLRTLNMELTMWCTPPNRDAYLLRLPYGTRASFVQNYDRMEKNGFSSWRQHKVRKGESLGNIAQQYGVRVTEIQRANEMKKNARLKVGRTLLIPIKVAPRRSTGKKPSKVRTYIVQLGDNLASISRRFGVSQESLRIWNNIEPGYNVKKGDTIYVSKPDLKPTSFVQQRVALKKGEKYIVKAGDTYALIAKQYKVPVFLLLQANNGFTKRLTIGDSLSIPAYVRPPRKMSKATDDEIPVIEASKGVDSSDKKSNKSKKTVEPEPSKNSKNQPVSTTIIYTVEPGDNLYAISRRYSTTVSAIREMNDMGNSSNIKVGQKLKIPGAAAPAPSGPKVEEIIHVVKRGEGLWDISRQYGVTIEDIVKWNDLKDTKIKINEKLKIRTTKKIKK, from the coding sequence GTGATATGGTCGAAGACATTTCTTAGACTCGGCATTGCATTTGTTCTCCTAATGTTGACCGCCTGCGCGTCCAAGCAGGCGAATGTTGCCGCGTCACCACAGGGGAGGCCTATTCCGTCGGAAAAGGTCGGTATTGATGTTCCCGGAACAAATCCTGGGAAAGAAATTGTTGGAGATTCTACAAGGCCTTCTTGGGTCTATTACCAATATGGTCTTCAGGCCATCGACAATCACGAATGGGCGGTTTCCAAGCATTATCTCGAAGAATCGCTCCGTTTGCTCGTGACCGAAAAGTACGACCCTGCAAAGAGTCGTTTAACGCGTTCCGAAGACTCTATTTATAAAATGCAGATGCCCGTGCGGATTGTCCAGGCGTTAGAAGATGTTTACCCGAACCTTTCTGAGCAAGAAGGGGAGGATTCGACTTATGTCGATAGCCTGTCGATTGATGGTGTGGACGCTTACGACGAAAATGCGGCCGACAGTGCCTCGATCCGTGTGATTGAAAACTTCCTGGATACCGTTGATGCCGGGCGTTTCTCGCTCCCCATTCGCTTTAACGAGCGCGTCATGCAGGAAATCTATTACATGACGACAACGGCACGAGGCTTCATTACAAGGTCGCTTTCGCGTAAAACGGCTTACGATTCCTTGATTTATACAAAGCTTGCGCAAAAGCGCATGCCGCGAGACCTTATTTACTTGGCATTGGTTGAATCCGGCTTTAACGTAAAGGCTTATAGCCGTGCAAAAGCTGCTGGCATGTGGCAGTTTATCCCCGAAACGGGTATCCGCTATGGACTGGATGTCGATTTTTGGGTCGATATGCGACGCAATCCAGAATTGGCGACCGATGCCGCTTTGAGCTACCTCTCGACTTTGTACGCTGAATTTGGCGATTGGCTTTTGTCGATGGCGGCTTATAACTGCGGTGAAGGCCGAATCCGTCGGTTGATTCGTGAAAAAAAGGCTGATTCGACATGGGGTGACCGTCCAGTAACGTATTGGGATTTGCAGCTCCCGCAAGAAACCATGCATTATGTGCCGCGAATCCTTGCGGCGATGGTGATTGGGCATTTCCCAGATCATTATGATGTGGCGATAAATAAGCGCCATTTGCCGGCATTCGATACCGTGACCGTCTATGATTCGTTCTCGCTCGATGAAATTGCAAAGTTCCTGAAGGTTCCCGAAGATACACTCCGTACGTTGAACATGGAACTGACCATGTGGTGCACGCCGCCGAACCGCGATGCCTATTTGCTCCGCTTGCCGTATGGAACACGCGCCTCGTTTGTCCAGAACTACGACCGCATGGAAAAGAACGGCTTTTCGAGCTGGAGGCAGCATAAAGTCCGCAAAGGCGAATCGCTCGGGAATATCGCGCAGCAATATGGCGTCCGCGTGACTGAAATTCAGCGTGCAAACGAAATGAAGAAAAACGCAAGGCTTAAAGTGGGCCGTACGCTGCTGATTCCGATAAAGGTCGCTCCGCGCCGCTCTACAGGCAAAAAGCCTTCGAAAGTACGCACGTACATTGTCCAGCTTGGGGATAACTTAGCCTCCATTTCTCGTCGCTTTGGCGTTTCTCAGGAATCTTTACGTATTTGGAATAACATTGAGCCTGGGTATAACGTTAAAAAAGGCGATACCATTTACGTTTCTAAACCAGACCTTAAGCCGACAAGCTTTGTGCAACAGCGTGTAGCGCTTAAGAAAGGTGAAAAGTACATCGTTAAGGCGGGCGATACCTATGCCCTCATCGCTAAACAATATAAAGTTCCAGTGTTCCTCTTGTTGCAGGCGAATAACGGCTTTACCAAGCGCCTGACCATTGGCGATTCCCTTTCTATTCCGGCGTATGTTCGCCCACCGCGCAAAATGTCCAAGGCAACCGATGACGAAATCCCGGTGATCGAAGCGTCTAAGGGCGTTGATTCTTCCGATAAAAAGTCGAACAAGTCTAAAAAGACCGTAGAACCGGAGCCTTCTAAAAATTCCAAGAACCAGCCTGTCAGCACGACAATTATCTATACGGTCGAGCCCGGCGACAACTTGTATGCTATATCGAGAAGGTATTCAACAACGGTGAGCGCCATCCGTGAAATGAACGATATGGGCAATTCTTCGAACATCAAGGTCGGGCAAAAGCTCAAAATTCCGGGGGCTGCGGCTCCGGCGCCGAGCGGACCGAAGGTCGAAGAAATTATTCATGTTGTCAAAAGAGGTGAGGGCCTTTGGGATATTTCGCGCCAATACGGCGTGACCATTGAAGATATTGTGAAGTGGAACGACCTTAAAGACACGAAAATCAAGATTAACGAGAAGCTAAAAATTAGGACAACAAAGAAAATCAAGAAATAG
- a CDS encoding ankyrin repeat domain-containing protein, whose product MKKKLLALCAAGLIFSLTGCEETMDPNDPQSVRRYLTKKQIGFTPNQFVSYAVNSDTAKMTLFLQASFEIDQPADNGNNAVAIAANKGNMMVLNYLFDHGAKADVRNGNGEPVIDNAVMMGNKEVVVRILQQLKKENVDPQTLASAVHIAAKTGKADMLEVLANAGAPLEARSPDGYLPIHWAVKSGNYDAMMFLIGKGVDINAKCGQGYSVLDWATNEGYTRLINALKKKGAKLTPKYKLDSRGR is encoded by the coding sequence ATGAAAAAGAAACTCTTGGCTCTCTGTGCTGCTGGTCTTATTTTTTCCTTGACTGGCTGTGAAGAAACCATGGACCCGAACGATCCGCAGTCTGTTCGCAGATATTTGACGAAAAAGCAGATTGGCTTTACGCCGAACCAGTTCGTCTCTTATGCCGTCAATAGCGATACCGCCAAGATGACACTTTTCCTCCAGGCTTCTTTCGAAATCGACCAGCCGGCAGACAACGGTAACAACGCTGTCGCCATTGCTGCCAACAAGGGCAACATGATGGTGCTCAACTATTTGTTCGACCATGGCGCAAAGGCCGATGTTCGCAATGGTAATGGTGAACCGGTTATTGACAATGCTGTCATGATGGGCAACAAGGAAGTTGTCGTTCGCATTTTACAGCAACTCAAGAAAGAAAACGTAGACCCGCAGACTTTGGCCTCGGCTGTGCATATTGCCGCCAAGACCGGTAAGGCCGACATGCTCGAAGTGCTTGCTAATGCTGGCGCTCCGCTCGAAGCTCGCAGCCCGGATGGCTACTTGCCGATTCATTGGGCTGTCAAGTCTGGCAACTACGATGCTATGATGTTCCTCATTGGCAAGGGTGTTGATATTAATGCCAAGTGTGGTCAGGGCTATTCTGTGCTCGACTGGGCAACGAACGAAGGCTATACTCGCCTTATCAATGCTTTGAAGAAGAAGGGCGCAAAGCTCACTCCAAAGTACAAGCTCGACTCTCGTGGCAGATAA
- the dapB gene encoding dihydrodipicolinate reductase: MSVQVMVNGIPGSMGRIVAETCVARGLELVPYSLTGEIIVENEAEVAGKTIQLLKPSNREARIGEVLAKYPNMICIDYTHPSAVNDNAAFYVNHKIPFVMGTTGGDREALAKLVADANHPSVIAPNMAKQIVAFQMMIEYLAKEFPTAFSGYKLSVVESHQKTKADTSGTAKAVVGDFQKMGFDFSVDDIEKVRNEKEQMERMHVPEEYLGGHAFHTYSLDSEDGTVHFEFQHNVCGRKIYAEGTVDAVNFLACHIANGTAKPFNMMDVLRSGKMR, translated from the coding sequence ATGTCCGTTCAAGTGATGGTTAATGGTATTCCGGGAAGCATGGGCCGTATTGTGGCCGAAACATGCGTAGCCCGTGGTTTGGAACTTGTCCCGTATTCTTTGACGGGCGAAATTATTGTCGAAAACGAAGCCGAAGTTGCTGGCAAGACGATTCAGCTCTTGAAGCCCTCCAACCGCGAAGCCCGCATTGGCGAAGTGCTTGCCAAGTATCCGAACATGATTTGCATTGACTACACGCACCCGAGCGCTGTGAACGACAACGCCGCCTTCTACGTGAACCACAAGATTCCGTTCGTGATGGGCACCACTGGCGGTGACCGCGAAGCTCTCGCCAAGCTCGTTGCCGATGCCAACCACCCGAGCGTGATTGCTCCGAACATGGCTAAGCAGATTGTCGCATTCCAGATGATGATTGAATACCTCGCTAAGGAATTCCCGACAGCTTTCAGCGGCTACAAGCTTTCTGTGGTGGAAAGCCACCAGAAGACGAAGGCCGACACGAGCGGTACGGCGAAGGCCGTTGTGGGAGACTTCCAGAAGATGGGATTCGATTTCTCCGTTGACGATATCGAGAAGGTCCGTAACGAGAAGGAACAGATGGAACGCATGCACGTGCCTGAAGAATACCTCGGCGGCCATGCATTCCACACTTACAGCCTCGATAGCGAAGACGGCACTGTGCATTTCGAATTCCAGCACAACGTGTGCGGCCGTAAGATTTACGCCGAAGGTACCGTCGATGCCGTTAACTTTCTCGCTTGCCACATTGCAAACGGCACCGCAAAGCCGTTCAACATGATGGACGTTTTGCGTTCTGGAAAAATGAGATAA
- a CDS encoding ABC transporter permease subunit, whose amino-acid sequence MRSYILRRLLLMIPTLIGISLVCFILIQLLPGGPVEELISRAQQAASMKGGVDASKALSPDQIAQIQAYFGFDQPAWKRYLTWLWNVLHLNLGESYTYGLPVWDVIVSRFPISLFFGVTSFFLSYLICIPLGLWKAVHHGSKLDSFTSGLIFSGYVMPGYALGILLIIFLAGGSYLDIFPLGGLTSDDFEDFTFFGKVFDLAQHLALPIFCYMISEFAFLTFLMKNSALEELGRDYMRTALAKGLSFKQALVRHALRNALIPIATRLSEICTLMFAGALLIEKVFDIDGMGLLYYNSMVNRDYNVVMGIIFLSSLMAMVGRLFSDILYTLVDPRIKFS is encoded by the coding sequence ATGCGTTCTTATATCCTTCGTCGTTTGCTTTTGATGATTCCGACTTTAATCGGAATTTCATTGGTGTGCTTTATCTTGATCCAGCTCTTGCCCGGCGGCCCTGTGGAAGAGTTGATTTCTCGTGCACAGCAAGCGGCTTCGATGAAGGGTGGGGTAGATGCGTCCAAGGCTCTATCGCCGGATCAAATTGCGCAAATCCAGGCGTACTTTGGCTTTGACCAGCCCGCGTGGAAACGTTACCTCACGTGGCTTTGGAACGTGTTGCACTTGAACCTCGGGGAAAGCTATACGTACGGACTCCCGGTCTGGGACGTTATCGTTAGCCGATTCCCGATTTCCTTGTTCTTTGGCGTGACGTCGTTCTTCCTGAGTTATCTTATCTGCATTCCGTTGGGGCTTTGGAAGGCTGTGCACCACGGAAGCAAACTCGATTCGTTTACGAGCGGTCTTATTTTTTCGGGCTACGTGATGCCGGGTTATGCGCTTGGCATTTTGCTTATCATCTTCTTGGCGGGCGGTTCGTACTTGGACATTTTCCCGCTAGGCGGGCTCACGAGCGATGACTTCGAGGATTTCACGTTCTTTGGGAAGGTCTTTGACTTGGCGCAACATTTGGCGCTCCCGATTTTCTGCTACATGATTAGCGAATTTGCGTTTCTCACGTTCCTCATGAAAAACTCTGCGCTTGAGGAATTAGGCCGCGATTACATGCGAACAGCTTTGGCAAAAGGCCTTAGCTTTAAGCAAGCGCTTGTTCGCCATGCTCTCCGCAATGCGCTCATCCCGATAGCGACTCGCCTTTCCGAAATTTGCACACTCATGTTTGCAGGCGCACTCCTTATCGAAAAGGTTTTCGATATCGACGGCATGGGACTTTTGTATTACAATTCCATGGTCAACCGCGATTACAACGTGGTTATGGGAATCATCTTCCTCAGCAGCCTCATGGCGATGGTAGGCCGCCTCTTCAGCGATATACTTTATACGCTCGTTGATCCGAGAATCAAGTTCTCGTAA